From one Paractinoplanes brasiliensis genomic stretch:
- a CDS encoding HIT family protein, with protein sequence MPTIFTQIINGDLPGRIVWSDERVAAFLTIAPLTAGHTLVVPREEIDDWTELPADLHGHLMSVSHTIGAALKKSYGSPRVGMVIAGFEVPHAHVHVFPAYEMADFDFSRVDPNVPAERLDEDLKRIQAAL encoded by the coding sequence ATGCCGACCATCTTCACGCAGATCATCAACGGCGACCTGCCCGGGCGGATCGTCTGGTCCGACGAGCGGGTGGCCGCGTTCCTCACGATCGCGCCGCTGACCGCCGGGCACACGCTGGTCGTGCCGCGCGAGGAGATCGACGACTGGACCGAGCTGCCGGCCGACCTGCACGGCCACCTCATGTCGGTCAGCCACACGATCGGCGCGGCGCTCAAGAAGTCGTACGGCTCCCCGCGGGTCGGCATGGTGATCGCCGGTTTCGAGGTGCCGCACGCCCACGTGCACGTGTTCCCGGCGTACGAGATGGCCGATTTCGACTTCTCGCGCGTCGACCCGAACGTGCCCGCCGAGCGCCTCGACGAGGACCTGAAGCGGATCCAGGCCGCCCTGTAG
- a CDS encoding G5 domain-containing protein, with protein sequence MTYRTPHQQGFWRRLTPLQRVGLIAAALLLPCCGGVVVGGAFAGDDGSKTDRVADVGAIGTTAAGPQETEPPAETESDPATATAAETATATATSAPPPTAAVVKKNMTVDGTIPFKTRKVKDSNLAKGETRVREKGVAGVKTVTWEITYTDGEMTGRRVVKTVVKRQPVTEVVAVGTKRASKCDPNYSGCVPIASDVDCAGGSGNGPAYVRGPVTVIGDDIYDLDRDGDGVACDK encoded by the coding sequence GTGACCTATCGGACACCGCACCAACAGGGATTTTGGCGGCGGCTCACGCCGTTGCAGCGCGTGGGACTGATCGCGGCGGCACTTCTTCTGCCATGTTGCGGGGGCGTGGTGGTGGGTGGCGCCTTCGCGGGGGACGACGGTTCGAAGACCGACCGGGTCGCCGACGTCGGGGCGATCGGGACCACGGCCGCCGGCCCGCAGGAGACGGAGCCGCCCGCAGAGACAGAGTCAGACCCAGCGACGGCGACCGCAGCGGAGACAGCGACCGCAACGGCAACGAGCGCGCCGCCTCCCACGGCGGCCGTCGTCAAGAAGAACATGACCGTCGACGGGACGATCCCGTTCAAGACCCGGAAGGTCAAGGACAGCAACCTGGCCAAGGGCGAGACCCGCGTACGGGAAAAGGGTGTTGCCGGGGTGAAGACGGTGACGTGGGAGATCACGTACACCGACGGCGAGATGACGGGCCGCCGGGTCGTCAAGACCGTGGTCAAGCGGCAGCCCGTCACCGAGGTGGTCGCCGTGGGGACCAAGCGGGCGAGCAAGTGCGACCCGAACTACAGCGGGTGCGTGCCGATCGCGAGCGACGTCGACTGTGCCGGTGGCAGCGGCAACGGTCCCGCGTACGTGCGTGGCCCGGTCACCGTGATCGGCGACGACATCTACGACCTGGACCGCGACGGCGACGGCGTGGCCTGCGACAAATAG
- a CDS encoding DUF402 domain-containing protein, with protein sequence MDIGEPGKRARLWKIKRPGGVYWFDLRVIAEDPDGSWLGGPVGTPWCAPHDRGTFPVPVVVWLAAGRPWAAWWVGDPGDRRLEIDVCLPPEPVEDGWRYVDLELDPVLHVRDGRVEIEDWDEYEEARLRGWMTERDAELARVTAEACAELLKAGAEPWLDRGWQLLNS encoded by the coding sequence GTGGACATCGGGGAGCCAGGGAAGCGCGCCCGGCTGTGGAAGATCAAGCGGCCCGGCGGCGTCTACTGGTTCGACCTCCGGGTGATCGCCGAGGATCCGGACGGCAGCTGGCTCGGGGGGCCGGTCGGAACGCCCTGGTGCGCCCCGCACGATCGTGGGACGTTTCCCGTGCCGGTCGTCGTGTGGCTGGCGGCCGGGCGGCCCTGGGCGGCCTGGTGGGTCGGCGACCCGGGGGACAGGCGGCTGGAGATCGACGTGTGCCTGCCTCCGGAGCCGGTGGAGGACGGCTGGCGGTACGTCGATCTGGAGCTGGACCCGGTGCTGCACGTGCGGGACGGCCGGGTTGAGATCGAGGACTGGGACGAGTACGAGGAGGCGCGCCTGCGGGGCTGGATGACCGAGCGGGACGCCGAGCTGGCGCGCGTCACGGCGGAGGCGTGCGCCGAGTTGCTGAAGGCCGGTGCGGAGCCGTGGCTGGACCGTGGCTGGCAACTGCTGAACAGCTGA
- a CDS encoding TolB family protein, with the protein MRLIPGILALSLAFVLVEAAPASAAAPGGRLLVLDDRDGGQGVFSMRARGGDVRRLNLNIPPYGHPDYSPDGKRVAYTDVWSVYTVKADGTDRRWVIDGPSVPAYPRWSPDGTEVGFESGNIMAGAVAAPAGRPVYTASDSGSLTFDWSPDGRFVAVVQSWAVGGEPWDPVYARDIWIARSDGSNVARRLTTRAETWDPYRIAWSPHGRTLAVEALGDLWTIDVRTGAVTNLTATPGVAESSPIWSPDSRVLAFGRQAAGATGPQVWLRPAAARGDAGRSLSVTGIPTSWH; encoded by the coding sequence GTGCGGCTCATCCCCGGAATTCTCGCGCTCTCGCTGGCTTTCGTGCTGGTCGAGGCGGCCCCGGCCAGTGCCGCGGCGCCCGGCGGCCGTCTCCTTGTGCTCGACGACCGTGACGGCGGGCAGGGAGTCTTCAGCATGCGCGCCCGCGGCGGTGACGTGCGCCGCCTCAACCTCAACATTCCCCCGTACGGGCATCCCGACTACTCGCCCGACGGCAAGCGCGTCGCCTACACCGACGTCTGGAGCGTCTACACCGTCAAGGCCGACGGCACCGACCGGCGGTGGGTCATCGACGGCCCCTCGGTTCCGGCCTATCCGCGCTGGTCGCCGGACGGCACCGAGGTCGGTTTCGAGTCCGGCAACATCATGGCGGGCGCGGTCGCAGCACCGGCCGGGCGTCCGGTTTACACGGCGTCGGACAGCGGGTCGCTGACCTTCGACTGGTCACCCGACGGCCGCTTCGTCGCGGTCGTGCAGTCGTGGGCGGTCGGCGGCGAGCCGTGGGACCCGGTCTACGCCCGCGACATCTGGATCGCCCGCTCGGACGGCTCGAACGTCGCTCGCCGGCTGACCACCCGCGCGGAAACCTGGGACCCGTACCGCATCGCGTGGAGCCCCCACGGCCGTACGCTCGCCGTCGAGGCCCTGGGTGACCTGTGGACGATCGACGTGCGCACCGGCGCGGTCACCAACCTCACCGCCACGCCCGGGGTGGCCGAGTCGAGCCCGATCTGGTCGCCCGACAGCCGGGTGCTCGCTTTCGGCCGTCAGGCCGCCGGCGCCACCGGCCCGCAGGTGTGGTTGCGCCCGGCCGCCGCCCGCGGCGACGCCGGCCGCAGCCTGTCCGTCACCGGCATCCCGACGAGCTGGCACTGA
- a CDS encoding YdeI/OmpD-associated family protein: MADRELEELVVADAEGLRVWLLENHTSSDGVWLALGRKGGTVTTLTWQQAVDEALCAGWIDGQARKGNESISWIRLTPRRARSAWSQRNVLHVARLEEQGRMLPAGRAAVEAAKADGRWAAAYAPPSEAEVPADLLTAIAADPDAQAMFDVLTKANRFAMIYRLNAVKRAETRERKIGEFVAMLARHESMHPQKARPATGPRQK, from the coding sequence ATGGCGGATCGGGAGTTGGAAGAGCTGGTGGTGGCCGACGCCGAGGGGCTGCGGGTGTGGCTGCTGGAAAACCACACCAGCTCGGACGGGGTGTGGCTCGCGCTCGGGCGTAAAGGTGGCACCGTCACCACGCTGACCTGGCAGCAGGCGGTCGACGAGGCCCTGTGCGCCGGGTGGATAGACGGCCAGGCGCGGAAGGGGAACGAGTCGATCTCGTGGATCCGCCTGACGCCGCGGCGGGCTCGGAGCGCGTGGTCGCAGCGCAATGTTCTTCATGTGGCCCGGCTGGAGGAGCAGGGGCGGATGCTGCCCGCGGGCCGGGCGGCGGTCGAGGCGGCGAAAGCGGACGGGCGGTGGGCGGCCGCCTACGCCCCGCCCTCGGAGGCCGAGGTGCCCGCCGACCTGCTCACGGCGATCGCTGCCGACCCGGACGCCCAGGCCATGTTCGACGTCCTGACCAAGGCCAACCGGTTCGCGATGATCTACCGGCTGAACGCCGTCAAGCGGGCCGAGACCCGCGAGCGGAAGATCGGCGAGTTCGTCGCCATGCTCGCCCGCCACGAGTCGATGCACCCGCAGAAGGCCAGACCGGCGACCGGCCCACGGCAGAAATAG
- a CDS encoding TetR/AcrR family transcriptional regulator — translation MVGDTAPRHKRADARRNQEALLGAAATIFVRSGVEAPLRDIAAEAGVGTATIYRHFPTRADLIVAVYRHQVEALAEAGPRLLRTSPSPYAALQTWVGLLVDFVVTKLGLARVLQSDDSCYDPLHSYFLDRLEPVCTELLAAAADAGQIRPGQDAAELMYGVGGLCAGSNPRYDARRLVRLLVAGLANTPDMPATAEQPPSETPEAGDRDT, via the coding sequence GTGGTGGGCGACACAGCCCCGAGGCACAAGCGTGCTGACGCCCGGCGCAACCAGGAAGCCCTGCTCGGCGCGGCCGCGACGATCTTCGTACGCTCCGGCGTCGAGGCGCCCCTCCGCGACATCGCCGCCGAGGCCGGGGTCGGCACGGCCACCATCTACCGGCACTTCCCCACCCGCGCCGACCTGATCGTCGCCGTCTATCGCCACCAGGTCGAAGCGCTCGCCGAGGCCGGCCCCCGCCTGCTCAGAACCAGCCCTTCCCCGTACGCCGCCCTGCAGACCTGGGTCGGCCTGCTCGTCGACTTCGTGGTCACCAAGCTCGGCCTGGCCCGGGTCCTGCAGTCCGACGACAGCTGCTACGACCCGCTGCACTCCTACTTCCTGGACCGCCTCGAACCCGTCTGCACCGAGTTGCTCGCGGCCGCGGCCGACGCCGGCCAGATCCGCCCGGGCCAGGACGCCGCCGAGCTCATGTACGGCGTCGGTGGCCTCTGCGCGGGCAGCAACCCCCGATACGACGCCCGGCGCCTGGTCCGCCTGCTGGTCGCCGGCCTCGCCAACACCCCGGACATGCCCGCCACGGCCGAACAGCCACCGTCAGAGACACCTGAGGCCGGCGATAGAGACACCTGA